tgtatttcaattttaatttttgtattttaaaacgaaaatcaaataaccactttttgtttttcaatacccgtttcagaacggaaaatccaattgccaaaatatacacgggtCCGTGTACCTTCcgttcattttatttctaattcTGAAACGCAAATCGAAAAACAAATTTAGGGCCATTTTTCTAttgtcatttctgaaacaaaaatcggacaactatttaatgacccgttttttaaacaaaatattgcatttctgagtcaaattttagttttcggggaaaggccttaattttctctttttccaatttcaattttcaatttttacgCTTTTCAGTCTGTGGCccggaaataaataaataattgcgCGGATTGGTCCGTGTGTCAGGAAGGTCACGGTGCTAGTCTGGTCGTCTTGGTGTCCGGCAAGAATTTCTCGTACGCAATGGATTCTACCAGTTACATCctttttaaaggaaacaaaaggCTAACGCTTAGGGAGGACGACATGAATGGAGATAAAATCGCCAGAATATTCCAGGTAAGTAGCACTTTTTTCGTTTGTTTGGAGAACATGCTAAGACCAAAGGATGCTATGCATAACACACGAATAGCCGACTGATTAAGGCTCcttaatgttttctttccaaGGTATATGCTCCGAGCCTGTACATAACCGATGATGACAATGTGGCCATATTCCCTGGTTGGGCTGgacatttcagctgcttggACCTTAAACCTCGTGGCCACTATGAGGTTCATGGGGATGATATTGCTCTACCAGTCGCCGAGCAGACTCCTCCATTGTCAGGCCAGAACCGTTTCCAGTTCCACCGTTCAGCACAGCCCGCTGCTGCTCTAGGGTCACCTGCTCAGGCCATTGCTCCCACTCCCCCCCGAGCAAGCATGAGTAACACCTTCCAAAGGTACCCCCTGCTCCCTCAGTTCAGAACCCCTACCCTTGACTAGCAAGCTACATATTAAAAAGGGGGGGTTCGTTTTCATGAACATATTGGTCCAAGGCTAGCTACATATGAATATATCATCatcattgtatttgtttttgtaattgttaAGATCCTTTGTAACCAAGACAATTTTAAAACGAATCAATTGTAATTGGATCAGTTTTAATGTAGGCTATGTGTCTGAGATGGTATTAATTGATTTAGCTTGATGTAAATCACTCCCACAACAATCTTTCTAGGTCTGTTTTCATTGCTGAGCTCAGCCAGGGGAAACTGAAGCCTGCCCGCATGGTTGTACTCAGACTGTTTGAGTTTGAAGCCACAACCACAGGTATCCTTGCAAAACTACATGATGCCCTGCAGAGTGATGACCCTCTCATCCTGACTGATGCCCAGGGAAATGAGATTGTGGACTCCGAAGGGACAAGAGGTACTAATTGAAATCATTAATAATtgcataataataaataaaaatgctttgtttgtTAAACTACGTGCCCCATCTACTTCAATACTGTGCTCTCTTtgtcttgtaatttttttgaccCACAAAGTATTCTGTtcagctgtaaatgtgtttacattATATCTGTTACATGATTTGTCTTCCTCTCTTGCTAGGATCCAAGTACTggaagcaaaatgcaaaaaagtttCTTGCTGTCCCAGAGCAGATCTTCCATGAGTTCCAGCAAGGAACAAAGGGAAAGAAACTGAAGTAAACATTTTAGTTACTGCTTAtcaatatttgtcttttattttgttttaaatagcaTCTCTCTTAGAAGAAAAGTTATCTGAACAGAACTGATGAATATTGTAcaataaatttgtttttttgttgttgtttttaaccctcTTGTAGCCATAAAGATATGGACTCCACAAGTCTTCAGGGGGTCTATGATAAAATAGAAGAAGTGATCTTGGCTGCTCAAGGACTGAATGAAGTCACCAGAGTCATGAAGGACCTGTCAACACATGCCAGCAACACCAGGGGTGCCATGCTGGTTCTGACCAACACCATGATAACACACATGAAGGATGCCTTTGGTTGTATTGTATACAAAGGTCTGTAACATCATTTGCTGTTTGATTCATATTAAAGTCTACCTTTTAAGCAGGATCTAATGGAATGCCCAAGTGAATCAAGCATTAATTATTGCTTTTCCATGTTATAGTGAAACTTTCACTTGCCAAGCTTTTAAACATACGTAATATGTAGATCAAAGGAACAGTTCAcccaaaaatgaaaattctgtATTCTGCTCACCCTCATGTCAGTTAAAACACAGGTGCAGTTTGTCCATACAACACACAAGGAGGTTGCAGCACTACTGGAGAGCAAGGGGGTCTCCACTGACTTTGTATGCACTGTATTGAAGTCAATGGAAACCCACCTGCTCTCCAGTAGTGCTGCAACCTTCTTGTGTGTTATATGGACAAACTGCACCTGTGCTTTAACTGGCATGAGGGTGAGGAGATGATGACAGAATGTTCATTTTTGGGTGAACTGTTCCTTTAAGTAAAGACAAGATAATATATTGAACTGTAATATTTCATGTGTATtgtacatttcctttttttcatcaAACAGGGCTATTGGAAGAGCCTGTGATTGCCATATGCTGCAAAAGCTTTGTTGGCTGCAAAAACTGCGTTGACCAGTGGATGCTGACATCCGACCAGTGCCTCAAATGCAGGGCAGATGAGTTCTCTGTCAATGTTCACAGGCTGACCAGTCTTGACAATCTTCTCTCCATACTGGCTGGTGTAATTAAGATGGATTAACCCTTTAAGTGTGATTGTATCACATTCTGATTTAAGCTTGATCTGGCTAATTGCCTTGTTCTAAAgtcagttggaattttgcactTGTTCAATAACTGTAGAGGATAcagaatagttttatttttatacattttttttgtatttcatgttGCACTTAGACCAATATTGCTATTATAGCAATTTTAGCAAgtgttcaattttatttattaaaggaAAGTAACAGAATATCTACTATATCCAGAAACAACTGGTCTTTATTTGACATGTTCATGCATATTGCTGTGTAATGTTCATCAGATACAGCAATGCATCTTGAAAAGGTACGAAGTTATAGTTTACCACATTATctagtaaaactgaaatatcaggGTACTGTTCAGCCAAAAGTTGTTCTGCTGATATTTTGTCCTCCTCAGTTGAGAATGGGTCAGTTCCAAAGCAGGAGACTGGAGTTAGTGAAGAGCCAACATCCTGCTGGTACATGTCTGCTGCTTGGGAGGCATGAGGCAACAACTCCTCTCCCAGTTTCTTTGGACGTCCTCCTGCTGCTAAACAAGTGGGTGTTCCTTTGCCTGTGAAGCAAAGCATAGgtcacaaaatgtcatttttgttaaaCTTCACTGTCaacatttgaataaaaaaaggTTCACAAAAAAGGACTGGATTGTatgatgcatatttttttaactcACCTGGGATTCTGTGTGCATTCCATGCATGTACAGCTCTTGTTATGCCAATCTTGCACAGCTCA
This genomic stretch from Amphiprion ocellaris isolate individual 3 ecotype Okinawa chromosome 9, ASM2253959v1, whole genome shotgun sequence harbors:
- the LOC118469305 gene encoding uncharacterized protein LOC118469305, producing MSNTFQRSVFIAELSQGKLKPARMVVLRLFEFEATTTGILAKLHDALQSDDPLILTDAQGNEIVDSEGTRGSKYWKQNAKKFLAVPEQIFHEFQQGTKGKKLNHKDMDSTSLQGVYDKIEEVILAAQGLNEVTRVMKDLSTHASNTRGAMLVLTNTMITHMKDAFGCIVYKGLLEEPVIAICCKSFVGCKNCVDQWMLTSDQCLKCRADEFSVNVHRLTSLDNLLSILAGVIKMD